The window TGTCTACCTTCAAGTCCAGTATGTGTTTGAGTTTAAGGCGAAAGAACTCTTGCTCCTTCAGTTGGATGAACTCCTGACAGTTGGCGAAGCTCTCGGTCATCTGTAAGCAAAGCAAAGGTCAGGAAAAGAATCCGCGTGAAGCAGAGCGTGCGCACGGTGGAGCGCTACCTTGTGAAGGATGGCCTCCAGCTCGCTGATCCTCTCTCGCAGATGTTTGTCCTTGGAGCGCACGGCGTCTAGTTCACGCGCCAGTTGCCTCTTCTCTTCCCTGACAAAGGCCAGCTCCCGTGTCTGCCGCTGGCTTTCCGCGTTTTGATAGGACCCTTCCTATTAGAAACGAGGAGGAGATGATTGGCTTCCTTTCAGATAAATACTCTCTCCAGTCGTTGAATGAAATGTCAGCTtacttttctgtcattttgttttgggtggCCGTCATTCACCTGATTCACTTTTTCCAGAGTTTCCTCCAGATGTTGGACTCGGGCTTGAAGAGCGTTTGTCCGCCCCCCTTCCAGAGTCCTCATGGCACCCCTGACCCGGTCCAGCTCCGTCTGGGTGCTCTTCAGCCGGCCCCGGAGTCTCTGCACGACGTCGCGGTGCTCGTGGCAGGCGCAGCTGCGGAGAGGCTGCAGCTTTGTGAGCTCCTCTGAAAAGGCGCCAGCAAAATTCAGAGACCCAACGATTTTGATACAAGCtttaaaaaagacatttgcttCACAGAGCCTCAATCGGTCATGGTGATAAACGTACCAGTGATGGCGAGCCGCTGATTCACCAGGCTTTCCGCGTGTCCAACCTTCAGCTGGTTCATCTGGGTGCCGAGGAGGGCATTCTCCCGGTGAAGGTCGTCAATGGTCAGCTTGCTCTTCTCCAGCTGAAACCGGAGCGTCTCCACAAGCTTATCTCTGTCCTTCAGTTCAAGCCTCAGGGTTTCTTTTTCGGCGAGAAGGGTTCCATGCCGGCTCAGAGCTTCATCCAGTTGACAGAGGGGCTGAAAATGTCGATTTGAAGCAGCTGTCAAACTCGCAAGAAAT is drawn from Syngnathus acus chromosome 9, fSynAcu1.2, whole genome shotgun sequence and contains these coding sequences:
- the LOC119126853 gene encoding coiled-coil domain-containing protein 158-like isoform X7; amino-acid sequence: MHLSEQPVEEVVRHRDPRNGQNGRMEELITSVGQEVEMLNHKLSSSKDSGHRINTKLELLRTSLQQQLKTSDLVRCRSQEVVQTPGGEQEASDRETKRPLCQLDEALSRHGTLLAEKETLRLELKDRDKLVETLRFQLEKSKLTIDDLHRENALLGTQMNQLKVGHAESLVNQRLAITEELTKLQPLRSCACHEHRDVVQRLRGRLKSTQTELDRVRGAMRTLEGGRTNALQARVQHLEETLEKVNQEGSYQNAESQRQTRELAFVREEKRQLARELDAVRSKDKHLRERISELEAILHKMTESFANCQEFIQLKEQEFFRLKLKHILDLKEYQGENVTPPGLDSLIPSAALTDPRPSTRDARNTQENHARDRLPQNLEEPHADNAALRRRSAPARTHRPAFGEQSKAARRRTTCGSETTTETTESHNRSCSMTATRHTFYPWRRASDCKSPVYALLTSDPGHS